ttcttcaacccGAACATCCCTCGAAAAAtataagaaatgaagaaagatcccatttgatttattttttgtaactACATTGTATGATTTTGTGTATTGATGTAGTTTCTCGCTATTTTTGACACATCTTgtaattttcaaacttttaaCTTTACCTGACGTTGTATTTAGTTTCTCATTTATTGTTATCTTATTGATTATGTAATGTCACTTTCTGAGCTTAAATGCTAGGGTTAGTAGCGCATGAGCCCACAAAAGTTGATTTTGGCCGTTATTTTTGTGGAACCCATAAGTTAGGATTAGTTTTCAAGTGTAAACGACTGATTCTAATactcattttatttttgttttataagaACACAGTCATCCAAGACCATAAATAATTTATAGTCAAAATTATAATGACGTGGCTAATTGTTTAGCTTAGAGGTTGCCATCACGGAGTCAAGTCAACCGTGAGATTATTTATTTGGCTGCATGTTACATCTCTaaaattaatttcatattagagtttagttaataaaaaatgaacaaGACTTGGTTGTTGAATTTTTAACAGTCACACCCAATTCCGGATGAACACGtgttcaaattttgatttttttaatcaaattttgaaCACATATTTAGACAAAATTAGGTATAAGTAGAAATAGCTGCTGAATTGTTCAGCAGCCAAGTTAATTCCATAAAAAATTAAGTGTCAACTTTTTGGTGACCCAAAGCCAAAGGTGTCATTTAATTCATGGAAAATGATTGACATCAGAAACGACAGCTATTAAGTTTTCAATAAAATGTCCACATTGTTTCTTTCAATTGTGGTACCATTTGGCAATTGTGATGCATTGTGCCTAAGTTTTTATATACAACTTTGTGGTATCCCCCACCAAGGTCCTAATATCGAAATTCAGGTAAGTGATTCAAACTCAGGTGCGAAGATACGGATATATTGTCAAAATGTCTAATGCCGAAAGTAAGTTATTTAGATAAAAGATTCGAACTCAGGTGCAAAGAGACGGACATATTGTCTAGATTGAGTGACTTAACTTATATTTGCACATCAAGAAAGTTAAACACTAACAGGGTAAGAAAATTGTTACTAACGCTTAACAATCATCCTGCCCTTTGCAACCATCTTGCCCTCTTTTCTAATAAAGAAAGGTAAAGAGATGGAGGAGTTTGTATGATAACTATTTTGATGCGTTAATAATTAGAGGCTAATTTTGTATAGAGACACAACACTTGATGATCATATATCGTCTTAATTGGCTTGATCTCGTTGTCAACACGTGTTACTGGTCTCGTCACAATTAAGAGGGTCACTGTACCGTTGGACTACTTGCCTTGGTTATTTGattgggacaaggattgtctgccctctaatTTTCCAtacccttccatgccctcctgttttgtgtggttatggttaagccacgttaacattttatattatttttttataaagataataagacaaaaatgaatggtaatataaaatgttgacgtggtttaaccgtaacTACACAAACAGAAAGGCATGGAAGGGCATGAAAAAAGGGTGGgattgtccatttgattgagACTACGGCATTATTAGAGCCTAGTGCAAGTTAAAATGAGTATGGATCAATCGGGTGTCCCCATGAATAATGAACAACATTTGCATTTaagttaagaaaaataattggtGCATCTTGTTACAAGAGAATTTATCTTTTCTTTGATATTTCAAGTTTCAAATTGAAACTTCGACATAAATTTACTACGCATAGATGACAAAATAAAGACATTTTAAGCAAATCAACTACACTGTTGTGGGGATTTTGTTTTCCGCAAGACTAACGTTTCTCGTACGTATTTGTGGCCTCAATGCACaaaattatcaatcaaacaCTAAATTTTTTGTATTATACTGTTACCGTAACATTTCAGATACTGAAAATCCCAAAACCCATAAAACAAAATCACAGGCCCGATAGAGGAAACATAAAGCGTTTGACCAAAGCCTGTCTGGCACTTTGAATTCACTTGCATTGCAACTCCCGTTTCTCTTCActctttttgttaaaaaaaaaggcaaataaAGTAATTAAAATCTCAAAATCTCACACAAACAGCCCGTAATTCAAAATCTCTCTGCTTTCGCACTCTCTGTCTCTAAAGAATCCATCTTTTTTCAGATTCATTCAGTCATTCCATTTGTTTCGTTTTCGAAAGCCTCTCTGAATCTGTCTCTCTTCCTCTCACTGCCTGCCACTTTGTTTGCTTTATCTTCTTCCCTTTCCAATACGATTCTTATTCCTCCATCTCTGCAAACTTTTCCTCTTGTCTTTCTTCGATTTCTGCTTCTGGGTCGCATCATTTCTTCCATTTCTCAATTGGGTTTGATCAATCTTCACTTCATTAAGAAACCCTTTTCTTTTCCCGCGCGCCAATCAAATTCTTGTTCGTTGTCCTTTTCTTTAATTACCCTTTTGAGATTTTTCAGAGTTTTCTCTGATTTCATGGAACGCTGGTGTTAATTTCACCGTCTGTAATGTTAATTTTGTAATTGTTTTATCGGAAAGTCGAATGGAGACTTGGTGGGTAATGGTGAATTTGTAAtggggggtggtggtggtggcggtggggGTGGGACAGTGGAAGTGGTGAAGAGCCACGGTTGCTCTCGGCTGTCTGTTGGGTTACCATCTCAATCGCCTTCCTCTAAAGCTCTGCAACCATTTGAGCCTGCATCTCCGGCCGCATCCCCTATTGGATCGGAGGCGGTAGCTCGATCAGGCGGCGGACCCTTCGCCGGCCTTGTTATCTGCGTTACTGGTCTATCCAAGGGTAAAAGAAGACAAAGTTTTAACTTCTGCCTGCTAATTTTCTCTGTGATGAAAGTgcttttatatataatatatataatatatttaatttgtaGCTGTTCATATTTGTCATGTTGTTTTGGCAGAAGCAAGGAAACAAGTCAAGGAAGCGACTGAGAGATTAGGCGGCCAGTACAGCTCTCAGTTGCATCCTCAATGTACTCATTTGGTGGTCCAAATATCCTTGATATTCGAAATTATAgtactttgttttgttttgtttttggtataTTAGTATATTGGGGAGGAATTAATCAATGTTTTGATACATTTGGTGTTATTGTTTATGTAAATTGCAAGGCTTGAGTGCAATCTTTAACTAGTTTTACAGCTTCGGCGGACACAAGTTTGAGCATGCTCTGAAACATGGATCAAAAAATGGTCTGTCTATTGTTACCATTGGATGGTTTGTAGATAGTGTAAGGAAGAATGGTAAGAGAGACCATCTTATATACATGCTACCTTCATTTCTTAAGTTTTACATAGGTTTGGCTAGAAACGCTCCATTGGTATTGGTACATATTACTTGATTAATCTAAATCAAGTTGCTTTTGTCTGTTTCAGTGAGGCTGAGTGAATCACTTTACAGTATCAAgagttttggagagaatggtATGCGTTTGGATGAGTTGAATAGGCTCGTTGGGTTTAGTGGCACCGAAAATTCTTGTCTGCCTATTGGTGTTCGTGGAGCCAAGCAATTGGACACGAATGACGAACCACGTGTATCTTTTCGTGGAAGGGAGGCTATCAGAAGTACTGACTCTAGTCACTCTGCTTTGTCTGGTCACTCCATTTATGTCGACTTAGACATTTCATCTGAACTGTCTAATAAGGTAAAGTTATTTCTAGGAAAAAGTTGCttgttttttcaaaacacaagtTTGTTATCCTTGTTTTACTTTTAAAAGAAAGATTTACTAGTGACATGTATTTTCCAATGCCAGAAAAAATAGATAAGGGTAAACCTGTCTTTCAGTTTGTAACGTTTATCATTGTGTCTGTTTGGTAGGTTACCGAGGCTGCTCGTAGAGAGGGTGCCACATTTGTAGATCAATGGTTTGTTGGTTGCAAAGCCAGTCATGTAGTGTGTGAAGGGTCTTCAAGCCGTAAATATCTTGGCCACTCTAGCAATATTGTTACAGTGAGTCCTGCAAGGCATTCTCTGGTTTACTTGAATCAGCAAGCGCTACTTGAATCAGCAAGCGCTTATACGACAATAACTTTTTGGCTGTCTTCATATTGGTTGTCCTTGTATCGTAGACAGCTGATGAAATCACTTGCAATGTTTGAGATTAGGGAGTGCTCTGTGTATTTATTGTATGCGATGAAATTTATTTGGTGTTTGATGTATCGCAGCCACTGTGGGTTTTGAAAACGGCCAAAGAGAAGTATGTGCAACGGCTTGTGCACATGTCTGCAGATTTGGCCAGGCAAGTTGGTACGATGCTTGAAGAGTTGCAGAATGGCATTGCAGATGGGGTATCTTTCTACACGATGGATGAGTAGTCATATAATTTTGGTATCTATAAGTTCATATTTTAacagtattttttatttatctaaCAGGGAACTGATGAGGGAAAAGTCCCCGAAGATGTTCAAGCTTATAGAAATAAAGCAAGCCATGAAAAGAGACTACAGATTGTGAATTCTGCTAAAACTGGGGTTAGAAATCGTCGTGGTCTTCGTATGCAGGTAATGATTAATTTTGTTTGATTCTCTGTGGTGTTTGATCAATCTATGGTTCTTCTTTAGTGCCTCATAAGTGAATTCGTTACATTTGTTGCGAAAAGTTTTTCACAGTAAACCTTCTTATTTATGTGCTTTGTTCTTGCAGACTTGCCAAACTCCAATGCGACCAATAACCCCCAGCAGCCTTTTGGATTCAATCTGCTGGTCAATTTCTGAACCAACATCAACGGCTTCAATCTACACCGAGAGTGTAAGTGCTGAAGATGGTAGTGAACATCATGCATCTGTATTCTTCGATGCAAAAGGTGATGGCAAGGATTCAGAAGCGTCGTTTGCAAACATAACTACGCCGCTCAAGGAAAGGTTATTGAACTCTCTTCCTTCCTATTCCCAAAAACGAAAAATGATTGCCAAATGTTATATCATCTCACACCTCTcttttatgtatttgtatgcagtgagaaatgtgaattgatattCAAAAACCATTTTCTTACCATCCTGTTCCCTGTCGATCGATTTGCTGAGATGGGGCCATCTTCTAGGACATTTTTCAGCGACAACGGGTTTACATGCTTGCAAGTGTTGGATCATATCTATACATTTTATCAGGTACAAAATAAAGACATTCCCCTCTCAGAATCCTCTGTCATCGGCTTAATGAAGGGAGGGTCGTTTAGTCTCGTGTACTTATATTGCAGGAGAACATGTCAGCCCATGAAATTGAGGCTGCAATCCACACCGACTCAAGGCATGCTGATCGGCTCCGATCAGTGTACTCCAGTAAAGAAACAGCAGAATGCGGGTATGCAATTTTCAGGCGGATTGAGTTTCTAGGCAGTCGTAAAAGTTTTGAAATGTTGAAGCGCGTCAACGGAGACAACAACAGCAATGTGTATGAGCTGTTAATTGGAGCCTAAagatcatcttcttcccctcaCTTGTTGCAAGTCGAGAGAGCATGTTTTGTGATATGGCAAACTCTTGAAGGAGCTCGAACTCGAGGGCTTAGAACTCCAAGGCCATGATTTCGAAACTTCTACCGTCTTGCTACAAATTTTCCACTCGTTTTTTTTAATAGGATTTTAGGAGTTTATAGCTACTTCAAATGTATAAAATTTGTGTGCATAACGATTTTGGGTGAGTGAATTCCTCAACATTTTTAACTTTACCGAAGAAAACATATGAATTGATACATATTTATCCCAAAATACCAAGTTTCATTACCttgattgatttttcttttatgaaaagAGTCTGATACACTACGTATCGTTGCTACGCTTACTATCATTTTGTATAGTCGAAAGATAACTGGGATGGTGGATTCGAAAATTACCCAACCCTTCGATTTCTGTGATTATGAAACTAGCCAGCAGAAGATAGATATGTTGTCTCATCACCCGCCAATTATAACTCTTCCCTGCCGTTGAAGCTCGTAAAACAAGACGACGGCTGCAGAATCTTCTGAACTCCCCTTATCGGGTCTAGCATCTCCTGAGCAGTCAATGATGCCGGAGTTGGGTATGTGCAAGGTTACTTGTGCGACAAAACTGTTGAAGTACTTGGTTGAGCTTTCACCAAATCTGATTGGAGTTCTACGGGAAGAAAGACGGTTGTGAGGCCAAAAGTTAATAATTCAAACACAATTTTGTAGTGGCCAAGTTCTCTAGAATCTTGAATCAACAAAACACAATTTGTTAGTAGATTTGTAGGAGTTGGTTATGGACTAACCTTGACTGAGTTTCGGTTATTTGAAAATCCGGCTTTGGCCACTGCAGTTTCTTGCACAGCTGAAAAAGAGCAGATCGAGGTCCTCCTTTCTTTATGTTGATTGCTTCAATGACTGCATAAAAGCACCCGCAGCCGCAGCACGATTAAATGATAGTATTGCTTGATAATAACATAGTATAAGCCAAGGCTCCTATCCGAATCTCTACAGAAATGAAGCCACTTAAAGCAATTTCCCGTGATCTTGTCAGCGAGCATGAAGCagattaagaaaaacaaatgctTTTTGCATTCCAGTGATTCATCAATGCACCATTTCATTTGTGAAAAAACAGTTTTGAACATTAATTGGAACGCATTTCACCCGTTTGAAAGGAAACAGGAAGAGGTTATCAAGCTTCTAGACTCTAGTCGTAGCCCATAGGGAGTACAAGCGAGGTTCGCAAGGAGAGTAAAAGTAGGTAGAGTGTATAAGCACTCAATCATGCAACTAGAGAAAATGAGAACGATAAAATGGTGCAAACCTGGGGCGGCATTGTTGGGGCTAGAGGTTTTCCAGTCAATTACTGAAGGAGAAACTCCAGTTGTCTGTGCAGCAAGAGGC
Above is a window of Malus sylvestris chromosome 15, drMalSylv7.2, whole genome shotgun sequence DNA encoding:
- the LOC126605343 gene encoding uncharacterized protein LOC126605343 isoform X1, with translation MGGGGGGGGGGTVEVVKSHGCSRLSVGLPSQSPSSKALQPFEPASPAASPIGSEAVARSGGGPFAGLVICVTGLSKEARKQVKEATERLGGQYSSQLHPQCTHLVVQSFGGHKFEHALKHGSKNGLSIVTIGWFVDSVRKNVRLSESLYSIKSFGENGMRLDELNRLVGFSGTENSCLPIGVRGAKQLDTNDEPRVSFRGREAIRSTDSSHSALSGHSIYVDLDISSELSNKVTEAARREGATFVDQWFVGCKASHVVCEGSSSRKYLGHSSNIVTPLWVLKTAKEKYVQRLVHMSADLARQVGTMLEELQNGIADGGTDEGKVPEDVQAYRNKASHEKRLQIVNSAKTGVRNRRGLRMQTCQTPMRPITPSSLLDSICWSISEPTSTASIYTESVSAEDGSEHHASVFFDAKGDGKDSEASFANITTPLKESEKCELIFKNHFLTILFPVDRFAEMGPSSRTFFSDNGFTCLQVLDHIYTFYQENMSAHEIEAAIHTDSRHADRLRSVYSSKETAECGYAIFRRIEFLGSRKSFEMLKRVNGDNNSNVYELLIGA
- the LOC126605343 gene encoding uncharacterized protein LOC126605343 isoform X2; this translates as MGGGGGGGGGGTVEVVKSHGCSRLSVGLPSQSPSSKALQPFEPASPAASPIGSEAVARSGGGPFAGLVICVTGLSKEARKQVKEATERLGGQYSSQLHPQCTHLVFYSFGGHKFEHALKHGSKNGLSIVTIGWFVDSVRKNVRLSESLYSIKSFGENGMRLDELNRLVGFSGTENSCLPIGVRGAKQLDTNDEPRVSFRGREAIRSTDSSHSALSGHSIYVDLDISSELSNKVTEAARREGATFVDQWFVGCKASHVVCEGSSSRKYLGHSSNIVTPLWVLKTAKEKYVQRLVHMSADLARQVGTMLEELQNGIADGGTDEGKVPEDVQAYRNKASHEKRLQIVNSAKTGVRNRRGLRMQTCQTPMRPITPSSLLDSICWSISEPTSTASIYTESVSAEDGSEHHASVFFDAKGDGKDSEASFANITTPLKESEKCELIFKNHFLTILFPVDRFAEMGPSSRTFFSDNGFTCLQVLDHIYTFYQENMSAHEIEAAIHTDSRHADRLRSVYSSKETAECGYAIFRRIEFLGSRKSFEMLKRVNGDNNSNVYELLIGA